The genomic interval CCCAGCGCCGGGCGAACTCCGCGTCGTGTGCAGACTGGTTCGGCAGGGTCGCCGGATCTTCAACGATCACATCGGGCACACAGAGGCAGCGCCGGCCTATCTTGCGAATGCGCAATGAAAGATCGAGCAGGGCGAGTTCGCCCAGCGAGTGGTCGAGTCCGCCGACCGCGTTCCATAGATCGCGCTCCACGGCGACCAATCCGGCGGCGATGGCATCGACTTCTTCCGGAAACCGGAAGGCATCAGCGGACAGGCCGTGTCCAAGGCTGTGACAACCCTTGGGATGAATGATGAACTCACCCATCGACACGAGTTGGCGATCAGCGCGGATGCGCTTGGCGCCGACGATGCCAAGATGAGGCAGGTCGCGCAGATACATCGCGAATCGATCGCGCCAGTCGTGTGGAGTGATCGCAGATTCGTCGAAGCCGGCGCGGCTGATGACGACCGCGCGCCAAGCCGGATCAACGTCGATCTGCCAGCACAAGGCAGCAGGTTGGGTGGCGTGAGCGGCTGCGAGCGAGGCGGTAGACATAGCACCGCTATCGGCTGCGCATCGCGAGACTCATGAACCGCGCGTGACTTGTTGCGAATGCGACACAAGGAGCGGACGCGCCGGGCCGGCCGCGGTAGAGTCGATGACACAGCCCTTGAGAATGCGCGCTATGCGGCCTTGGCGAACACGAACGACCGCCCCTGATAGTCGATTTCGACCTGGTCGCCGGGGCCGAATTCGCCGGCGAGCAGGCGCGACGCCAGGGCGTTTTCGATCTGCTGCTGGATCACGCGCTTGAGCGGGCGGGCGCCGTACACCGGGTCGTAGCCGAGGTCGGCAATCGCGTCGATCGCCGCATCCGTGAGTTCAACGTGGATCTCGCGTTCGGCCAGGCGCCTGCGGAGCAGGTTGACCTGGATGTGCACGATCTCTCTGATCTCTTCCCTGGTCAGTTGGTGGAAGACAATCGTCTCGTCGATGCGGTTGAGCAGCTCCGGCCGGAGCGTGCGCTTGAGTTCATCCTTGACGGCGGCCTCGATCTCCCATTCGGGAGCCTGGCGCGAGGCGAGTTCCTGAAGATGCTGACTGCCGATGTTGCTCGTCATTACCACGATGGTGTTCTTGAAGTCCACCGTGCGGCCATGGCCGTCGGTCAGTCGGCCATCATCGAGCACCTGCAGCAGCACGTTGTACACGTCGGGGTGCGCCTTCTCGATCTCGTCGAGCAGGATGACGCAATACGGCCGGCGGCGCACGGCCTCGGTGAGGCGGCCGCCCTCTTCGTAGCCCACGTATCCGGGCGGCGCGCCGATGAGGCGGGCCACGGAGTGCTTCTCCATGAACTCGCTCATGTCGATGCGCACCATCGCGTCTTCGGTATCGAAGAGATACTCAGCGAGGACCTTGCACAGTTCGGTCTTGCCCACGCCCGTCGGGCCGAGGAAGAGGAATGAGCCGATGGGCCGGCGCGGATCGCCCAGGCCAGCGCGGCTGCGGCGCACGGCGTCGCTCACGGCACGAACCGCTTCGTCCTGGCCCACCATGCGGCGGCCGAGGTACTCCTCCATGTGAACGAGTTTTTCCTTCTCGCCCTGCACGAGTTTGGAAACGGGAATGCCCGTCCACTTGCTCACGATCTCGGCGATGTGCTCGGGCGTGACTTCTTCGCTCACCATCATCGCGCCCGATGCCTGGCGCTTGCGCAACTCGGCCTCGGCGACTTGCACGTTCTTCTCAAGCTCGCGCAGTTCGCCGTACTGAATGCGGGCGGCACGCTCGAGATCGCCGAGGCGCTGGGCCTGTTCGAGTTCGGTGTGCTTGGCCTCGATCTTTTCTTTCATCGCCTTGACGGTGTCGAGTTCCTTCTTCTGTGCTTCCCACTGGGCGAAGAGCGAAGAACTCTTCTCGCTCAGTTCGGCCAGTTCCTTCTGCACCGCGTCGAGTTGTTTGCGCGAGGCTTCGTCGGACTCCTGCTTGAGCGCTTCGCGTTCGATTTCCAGGCGCATGATCTCGCGGCGGAGTTCGTCGAGTTCGCTGGGCATCGAGTCGTTTTCGATGCGCAGGCGAGCCGAGGCTTCGTCGAGCAGGTCGATGGCCTTGTCGGGCAGGAAGCGGTCGGCGATGTAACGGTGGCTGAGCGTGGCCGTGGAGATGAGCGCCGGGTCGGTGATGCGCACGCCGTGGTGGGCTTCGTAACGCGACTTGAGGCCGCGCAGGATGGCGATGGTGTCTTCGAGGCTCGGCTCGCCGACGAATACGGGCTGGAAGCGGCGCTCGAAGGCGGCATCCTTCTCGATGTACTTGCGGTACTCATCAAGAGTCGTGGCGCCGATGCAGCGGAGTTCGCCCCGCGCCAGCGCGGGCTTGAGCATGTTCCCGGCCGAGACAGCGCCTTCGGCGGCACCGGCGCCGACGATGGTGTGCAGTTCGTCGATGAAGAGAATGATCTGCCCGTTGCTCGCCGCAACTTCGCGCAGGACCGCTTTGAGGCGCTCCTCGAACTCGCCGCGGTACTTCGCCCCGGCAAGGAGCGCGCCGACGTCGAGCGCGACAATGCGCGACTGCTTGAGCGACGCGGGGCAGTCGCCGTTGACGATGCGCTGGGCCAGGCCCTCTGCGATGGCCGTCTTGCCCACGCCCGGCTCGCCGATGAGCACCGGATTGTTCTTGGTGCGGCGGCTGAGCACCTGCATGCAGCGGCGGATCTCCTCGTCGCGCCCGATGACGGGATCGAGCTTGCCTTCCTGGGCCTTTTCGTTGAGGTCGATGGCGTACTTCTTGAGCGCTTCGTACTGGCTCTCAGCGCCAGGGTCGTGGACGTTGGACACGCCCGAGGCCTGCCGCATCGCCTTGATGGCCTTGAGCAGGACATCGCGCTTGACGGCGTTGACGGAGAGCACTTCCTTGGCGTCGGACTTGACGTCGGCCAGCGCCAGCAGCAGGTGCTCGGTGGAGACGTAGGAGTCGCCCAGCGCCTTGGCTTCGGCGTCGGCCTTGTTGAGCACGGCGATGGTGTCCGAGGCGGCCGAAGGCTGGGCGCCCGAGACCGTCGGCAGGCGGCGCAGTTCGCCGCGCGCGATCTCCGCAATCCGGTCCGGGTCGGCGGCCGTACGTTCGATAATGGAGTGGGCGATGGACCGGCCGCTCTGGCCATCGGTCTCAAGCATCGCGGCCAGCAGGTGCAGCGGGCGGAGTTCGGCGTGCTGCATGCTCAACGCCAGTTGCTGGGCATCGGCAAGCACCTGCTGGGCCAACACGGTAAATCGATCCATCCTCATGTGCAACTCCCTCATGCGCGGCGGACGTCGTCGCCCCAAAGATCTAAGCAAGTCCGGGACCGGGCGGAAGTCGGGTAAAGGCCGCTTTTCAGGGAGCCGACGGGGCTTTCCCGGCCGCTGGCTGCAGATTGGACGCACCGGCCGAGTAAGGCTGTCGAACTGGCAGGCTGGCGCTGCAGGCAGACTCGGCCGGCTGGGTGACCGGGCACGCAAGAATTAACGCAGAAAGAGACATAGAAAACGGAAACTCCGCAGCACTCACGCCGGTCTGACGTATTCTGTATCCTGCAGCGTCGGGGGCGCGCTGGCGGCGAGCGGATCGTGGTGGAACAATGGAAAGGACGGGCGTCATGAAGTGGGGTCTGACATCGCTTTTTTGCCGATTTGAGGCCACGGCTGCGGCATCGCTGTTGGTCGCAGCGGGTGCTTCGTTCGCGGACCGACCCAACATCATCTTTATTCTGGCTGATGATGTGGGCACCGAAGCCATCGAGGGCCCGCACTGGGACAATGCCCTCAACTGCCACACGCCCAACCTCGCCCAGTGGGCGGCCAATGGGCGGTCGTTCACCAGCGCCCGCTCCTACCCCAACTGCTCGCCCACCCGGGCGGCGCTGATGAGCGGCCGCGAGGCGCTTCGCACGGGTGTTGTCGGTGTGATCTGGCCGGAGACGACGCCATCTATTCGCCAGGCGCTTTCTCTGCAGCCTCAGGAGACCACCCTCGCCGAGGCCCTCCGGGCTGAGAGTTACAACACGATTCTGATCGACAAATGGCACCTCGGCTGGGACCAGGGCGTGGGCATTCTGCCGCAGGAACAGGGCTTCGACGTGTTCTACC from Phycisphaerales bacterium carries:
- the clpB gene encoding ATP-dependent chaperone ClpB, yielding MRMDRFTVLAQQVLADAQQLALSMQHAELRPLHLLAAMLETDGQSGRSIAHSIIERTAADPDRIAEIARGELRRLPTVSGAQPSAASDTIAVLNKADAEAKALGDSYVSTEHLLLALADVKSDAKEVLSVNAVKRDVLLKAIKAMRQASGVSNVHDPGAESQYEALKKYAIDLNEKAQEGKLDPVIGRDEEIRRCMQVLSRRTKNNPVLIGEPGVGKTAIAEGLAQRIVNGDCPASLKQSRIVALDVGALLAGAKYRGEFEERLKAVLREVAASNGQIILFIDELHTIVGAGAAEGAVSAGNMLKPALARGELRCIGATTLDEYRKYIEKDAAFERRFQPVFVGEPSLEDTIAILRGLKSRYEAHHGVRITDPALISTATLSHRYIADRFLPDKAIDLLDEASARLRIENDSMPSELDELRREIMRLEIEREALKQESDEASRKQLDAVQKELAELSEKSSSLFAQWEAQKKELDTVKAMKEKIEAKHTELEQAQRLGDLERAARIQYGELRELEKNVQVAEAELRKRQASGAMMVSEEVTPEHIAEIVSKWTGIPVSKLVQGEKEKLVHMEEYLGRRMVGQDEAVRAVSDAVRRSRAGLGDPRRPIGSFLFLGPTGVGKTELCKVLAEYLFDTEDAMVRIDMSEFMEKHSVARLIGAPPGYVGYEEGGRLTEAVRRRPYCVILLDEIEKAHPDVYNVLLQVLDDGRLTDGHGRTVDFKNTIVVMTSNIGSQHLQELASRQAPEWEIEAAVKDELKRTLRPELLNRIDETIVFHQLTREEIREIVHIQVNLLRRRLAEREIHVELTDAAIDAIADLGYDPVYGARPLKRVIQQQIENALASRLLAGEFGPGDQVEIDYQGRSFVFAKAA